In Fusarium oxysporum Fo47 chromosome XII, complete sequence, one DNA window encodes the following:
- a CDS encoding cytochrome P450, producing the protein MLDTRSWQCLRNGSGFLLSHPALRSTFTASMLLTEAHLETPQAFGAAFLLGVLVHVFVLRKGEWDLWTVKLIKAWATYEVTVSLFLAQLYSFSVWQALSVTNKWFASFATGLSISILVYRAFFHRLNRFPGPFLARLSAFYPTYLVVDEEHMYLEVQKLHEKYGDIVRIGPTEISIATPSSFRVIHATASPVTKSPFYGISHPWTNLLAERRKRQHANRRKAWDRAFTTKALKDYEHRVLKYTKLLTDRIDDMKGKPFNVSLWVNFYTFDIMGDLAFGKSFNMLENGVEHKFFTESHKSQGLLGAFRRLIWFFPLVTAIPIINSSYLSFQAFIRNQVETRRKDTPEEPDVFTCILEDYDAIEKPTEQDYNNLCGDAHLIVIAGSDTTSSSTTCLLHNLALHPDVLARLQAEIDDYKNTHEESDLISLGKLQYLQACIDESLRLYPVVPSGLPRMTPPEGMEIDGVYIPGDTILHNPSYTMYRDERCFEKPNEFIPERWTTKPELIKDASVYAPFSTGRGVCAGKQLGLMEMRYVLMDILSRYDIAFAPGTNPQAFIDGLRDCYTLELPRLDMVFTPRASENGKA; encoded by the exons ATGTTGGATACAAGAAGCTGGCAGTGTCTCAGAAATGGGAGTGGTTTCCTGCTGTCGCACCCTGCTTTGCGCAGTACGTTTACCGCCAGTATGCTGTTGACTGAAGCTCATCTTGAGACTCCGCAGGCCTTTGGCGCCGCGTTCCTCCTTGGAGTGCTCGTACATGTCTTTGTTCTACGTAAAGGAGAATGGGACCTCTGGACCGTCAAGCTCATAAAGGCATGGGCAACGTATGAGGTCACTGTCTCATTGTTTCTCGCCCAACTCTACTCATTCTCAGTCTGGCAAGCTCTATCAGTCACCAATAAATGGTTTGCATCATTTGCTACGGGGCTCTCAATTAGTATCCTGGTGTACCGAGCATTCTTTCACCGACTGAACCGCTTCCCCGGTCCATTTCTCGCACGCCTCTCAGCTTTCTATCCTACTTATCTtgtggttgatgaagagcatATGTATCTCGAAGTCCAGAAACTTCATGAGAAGTACGGGGATATTGTGAGAATTG GGCCCACTGAGATCTCAATCGCAACGCCAAGTTCGTTCCGTGTCATTCACGCTACCGCGTCACCAGTGACTAAATCGCCTTTCTATGGTATTTCTCATCCGTGGACAAATCTCCTCGCCGAGCGACGCAAAAGACAACATGCAAACCGTCGCAAAGCCTGGGACAGGGCGTTCACTACAAAAG CACTTAAAGACTACGAACACCGAGTCCTCAAGTACACTAAACTTCTCACCGATCGCATCGACGATATGAAAGGTAAACCTTTCAACGTATCTCTATGGGTCAACTTCTACACTTTCGACATAATGGGAGATCTAGCCTTTGGAAAGAGTTTCAACATGCTTGAAAATGGCGTAGAACACAAGTTCTTCACAGAATCCCACAAGTCACAAGGTCTTTTGGGCGCGTTTCGACGACTCATTTGGTTCTTCCCTCTTGTTACTGCGATCCCAATCATAAATAGTTCCTATCTATCCTTCCAGGCTTTTATCAGGAACCAAGTTGAGACCCGACGAAAG GATACACCGGAGGAACCAGATGTGTTCACCTGCATTCTGGAGGATTACGATGCGATTGAGAAACCAACAGAGCAAGATTACAATAACCTTTGCGGCGACGCTCATCTGATTGTCATCGCAGGCAG TGACACCACTTCCTCGTCCACGACTTGTCTCCTGCACAATCTTGCGTTACACCCTGATGTGCTAGCTAGACTCCAAGCCGAGATTGACGATTACAAGAATACGCATGAGGAATCTGACCTAATCTCGCTAGGCAAGCTACAGTATCTACAGGCTTGTATCGACGAGTCTCTTCGTCTCTATCCGGTTGTCCCGTCAGGCCTTCCAAGGATGACACCACCGGAAGGAATGGAAATTGATGGTGTTTACATACCTGGGGATACCATTTTACATAACCCTTCTTACACTATGTATAGAG ATGAGCGCTGCTTCGAGAAGCCGAATGAGTTTATTCCCGAGCGATGGACTACTAAGCCCGAGCTGATCAAGGATGCTTCTGTCTATGCACCATTTTCAACTG GCCGTGGCGTTTGTGCTGGAAAGCAACTTGGTCTTATGGAGATGCGTTACGTTCTCATGGATATTCTGTCACGATATGATATTGCTTTTGCACCAGGTACTAATCCACAGGCTTTCATCGATGGTTTGAGGGATTGTTATACTTTGGAACTGCCGAGGTTGGATATGGTATTCACTCCAAGGGCCAGTGAAAACGGCAAAGCATAG
- a CDS encoding uncharacterized protein (expressed protein) — protein sequence MAGLQPDIYAAISITWVAAFLALGLRLKARRMTKMNLWFDDYFAVIALLFVSSYCSVTIYWTHSYKLGQSILTIEDTIEANRIQDRSRLLLWICELLYASSIAFCKLSILCFYWRVFQYTSIRYAIIILLIAVSIWITIRTFMVIFHCVPIRAYWDKSIQGAKCPFNEANFFFATILIHTTMDCVILILPVIEVMKMTLPLSQKLAVVGLFTSGTIVCVASIFVLVHSKLYNPRTDDIPKDMAQSMMWAAVEINMALVSLCYDPFFVTFFQDSRRRKSQPKRRSVYQTLFYRG from the exons ATGGCCGGGCTGCAGCCCGATATTTATGCAGCCATCAGCATCACTTGGGTCGCGGCCTTTCTTGCCCTTGGTCTACGGCTCAAAGCGCGGCGAATGACCAAGATGAACCTATGGTTCGACGACTATTTCGCCGTCATTGCATTA CTCTTCGTATCGAGTTACTGTTCTGTCACGATCTACT GGACGCATAGTTACAAACTCGGACAATCCATCCTCACGATCGAGGATACCATCGAAGCAAACCGTATTCAAGACCGATCGCGACTTTTGCTCTGGATCTGCGAACTCCTCTACGCCTCATCGATCGCCTTTTGCAAACTCAGTATTCTCTGCTTTTACTGGCGCGTCTTTCAGTATACATCGATTCGATATGCAATCATTATCTTGCTTATCGCCGTCAGCATATGGATAACTATTCGGACGTTTATGGTCATCTTTCACTGCGTACCAATTCGAGCATATTGGGATAAGAGCATACAAGGTGCCAAATGCCCGTTTAACGAAGCAAATTTCTTCTTTGCTACAATTCTCATACACACCACGATGGATTGCGTTATCTTGATTTTACCTGTCATCGAAGTTATGAAGATGACACTACCTTTATCGCAAAAGTTGGCCGTTGTTGGACTTTTTACATCTGGAACCAT AGTATGCGTTGCGTCGATATTTGTTTTGGTGCATTCGAAATTATATAACCCTCGAACCGACGACATTCCGAAAGATATGGCACAGAGCATGATGTGGGCAGCCGTCGAGATAAATATGGCA CTTGTCTCCCTATGCTACGACCCATTTTTCGTCACTTTCTTCCAGGACTCTCGACGACGGAAGAGTCAGCCCAAGCGCCGATCAGTTTACCAAACGTTGTTCTACCGGGGGTAA
- a CDS encoding uncharacterized protein (expressed protein), whose product MTRPTSTRSIMARTTPFCRLSRSKVIMSILNIERGIGMICFVVQGIQETKRENGWLADFLGPRQPFVRIGKLGLGLLSPVRVISNSGTAQRDLPSGNGDVGWLRCGDMEDPLLRLIGFITGPALEPYIRRVLEGSETAVMSPFNAPVRACILDSPNCS is encoded by the exons ATGACGAGGCCGACAAGTACAAGAAGTATCATGGCAAGGACGACGCCTTTTTGTCGGCTAAGTCGGTCGAAAGTAATAATGTCCATCTTGAATATCGAGCGCGGTATCGGTATGATCTGTTTTGTCGTACAGGGAATACAAGAGACGAAACGAGAGAACGGTTGGCTGGCAGATTTCTTGGGGCCAAGACAACCTTTTGTAAGAATTGGGAAATTGGGTTTGGGCTTACTGTCTCCAGTTCGTGTCATTTCCAATAGCGGCACAGCCCAGAGGGACCTACCAAGTGGAAATGGAGATGTTGGTTGGTTGCGATGTGGAGACATGGAGGACCCTTTGTTGAGACTAATTGGATTTATC ACGGGACCAGCACTTGAACCGTACATCCGACGCGTACTAGAAG GTTCTGAAACAGCAGTGATGAGTCCATTCAATGCCCCTG TCCGAGCGTGCATCTTGGACAGTCCCAACTGCAGCTGA
- a CDS encoding uncharacterized protein (expressed protein), protein MRHSLKRTSSLFSVYSHQDNIASTERFAWHSDQFGSARNRRGRFYVPLHLTPLRSLAVLSLRWIILCSRTAIYGTET, encoded by the coding sequence ATGCGGCACAGTCTTAAAAGGACATCATCACTCTTCTCTGTTTATTCCCATCAAGACAACATTGCATCAACGGAGCGCTTTGCTTGGCATTCTGATCAATTTGGCTCAGCGAGGAACCGAAGAGGAAGATTTTACGTGCCCCTGCATTTGACTCCGCTCAGGTCGCTTGCAGTGCTGTCATTGCGATGGATCATCCTGTGTTCTAGAACGGCCATTTACGGGACGGAGACCTGA
- a CDS encoding amino acid/polyamine transporter I produces the protein MSHGSNSIELEASGKQQPIPVSVDASARPPEDSNIYNVTRTRKVFSFSQLFAFSLTYMALWEGMCSNMYFALFNGGPQTFLFSFIIVFFGAISQAASLGEMASIQPVAGAQYHWTYYMAPQSVKRFATWIQGWSTWFGYVSLLAAIANVTIILLESMISINHPSYVAGGWHTSVLVIAMCLVHGLMNVYAFKLIPWVELVAGVLHVCLFVIFVVVLVVMGPRNPSSFWLQRNISSGWDNEYIAWNLGMLTCVWSFTGFDSAIHMSEETRKAKSAVPRAMFWSIFMNGVLGFIMVNVLISAMGPVEDMLEQPSQIQAILLNVTGSNKATTAMIAGLFIISFSVNLANIASVSRLTWAWSRDGGMPAYFAYVSPTHRVPTRSIILTVFLVCALNLLNIGNTSYVAFGAITSLSSLALYLSYAIAIASIIYVRVSGSTIKLGEWNLGRFGLPVNVFALVYTLYVIIFLPFPSTLPVTGENMNYCGPVMVAVLAIAVGLWFTHARKHWNGPNLTILEFVVANASE, from the exons ATGTCGCACGGCAGTAACAGCATTGAGTTGGAAGCCTCGGGCAAGCAGCAGCCTATTCCTGTGAGCGTTGACGCTTCAGCCAGGCCGCCTGAGGACTCCAACATCTACAATGTTACACGAACGCGCAaggtgttttctttttcgcagctttttgctttttcgtTGACGTACATGGCATTGTGGGAGGGAATGTGCTC GAACATGTACTTTGCCCTCTTCAATGGCGGACCGCAAACGTTCCTGTTtagcttcatcatcgtcttcttcggcgCCATCTCCCAGGCTGCGTCGTTGGGAGAAATGGCTTCCATTCAACCAGTCGCTGGCGCGCAATATCACTGGACATATTACA TGGCACCTCAATCGGTGAAGCGATTCGCGACTTGGATCCAGGGATGGTCTACTTGGTTCGGCTATGTGTCTTTGCTGGCTGCTATTGCCAACGTCACTATCATTCTTCTCGAGTCGATGATCAGCATCAACCATCCCAGCTATGTCGCTGGTGGATGGCATACCTCCGTTCTTGTCATCGCCATGTGTTTGGTGCATGGATTGATGAACGTCTACGCCTTCAAGCTTATTCCTTGGGTGGAGCTTGTCGCTGGTGTTCTTCACGTCTGTCTTTTCGTCATCTTTGTCGTTGTTCTTGTTGTCATGGGCCCTCGAAACCCTTCGTCCTTCTGGCTGCAGCGCAATATCTCTTCCGGATGGGACAATGAGTACATTGCATGGAACCTGGGCATGCTGACTTGCGTATGGAGTTTCACTG GCTTCGACAGTGCTATCCATATGTCCGAGGAGACTCGAAAGGCCAAGTCTGCCGTCCCTCGCGCCATGTTCTGGTCCATCTTCATGAACGGCGTCCTGGGTTTCATCATGGTCAACGTTCTCATCTCCGCCATGGGCCCCGTCGAAGACATGCTTGAGCAACCCAGCCAGATCCAGGCCATCCTCCTCAACGTGACTGGCTCCAACAAAGCCACCACTGCCATGATAGCTGGTCTTTTCATCATATCGTTCAGTGTCAACCTCGCCAACATTGCTTCTGTGTCTCGTTTGACGTGGGCTTGGTCTCGTGATGGTGGTATGCCTGCTTACTTTGCGTATGTCAGCCCTACTCATCGCGTACCTACCCGCTCTATCATCCTCActgtcttcctcgtctgCGCTCTgaaccttctcaacattgGCAACACCTCATACGTTGCTTTCGGTGCCATCAcatctctctcatctttgGCTCTGTACCTCAGCTACGCTATCGCCATTGCCAGTATCATCTACGTTCGTGTCTCGGGATCTACCATCAAGCTTGGAGAGTGGAACCTTGGTCGTTTCGGCCTTCCTGTCAACGTCTTTGCTCTGGTTTATACCCTTTACGTCATTATCTTCCTCCCCTTCCCATCAACTCTCCCAGTCACTGGCGAGAACATGAATTATTGCGGCCCGGTCATGGTAGCCGTCCTTGCTATCGCTGTTGGTTTGTGGTTTACACATGCTAGGAAGCATTGGAATGGCCCTAACTTGACCATTCTTGAGTTTGTGGTTGCCAACGCATCCGAATGA